A stretch of Sulfurimonas xiamenensis DNA encodes these proteins:
- a CDS encoding glycosyltransferase family 2 protein encodes MKYIIVSLLVASFLQIFLWLGSEQKFITPPDAENIIESLSYAPYKKLNKKEMLSDEEVLKDLILLNKFTNSVRLYSVEDSQKVMPIVKKLGMQAHLGIWLSGNKQDNEKEIALAKSLITEYYESLLSVIVGNEVLLREDLSSHELIGHIRDMKRFVYILFNARKEAKENAIKDEIATIKNKIERVEKEKILRDELLRQKEYIVPITTAEVWNIWLLNPVLAGEVDIINIHILPYWEKVKAENFELFFKETYQKLKDVYKNKPLVIGEFGWPSQGYNNKAAIASPQNQATVIRRFLLLAKQEGFSYNLIEAFDQPWKGLDEGSVGQYWGIFDANRQQKFEMHGEVLVEPYWFAQMVAAVIIGAILTFFGLRNQNINFLHALTYGLAAQGISFGIVMSAVYPFVHYMNFGTWIMWGMGSILMIPLTLITLAKANELFKCTIGKRPQRLIPLDLKSERVPFVSIHVPAYKEQPAVLEETLIALSKLNYTNYEVLVIINNTPEEFYKAPIKALCKELGKRFVYLDIECSGFKAGALNKALEFTNPECEILAVIDADYVISPNWLIDLVPIFDDPKVALVQAPQDHRDGNESLVKTAMNAEYAGFFDIGMVERNEENAIVAHGTMLMVRKSAFDEVGAWNTDTIVEDSELGLRLFEAGYIGHYTNRRYGHGLLPDTIEAFKNQRHRWAYGAVQILKKHWHHFKPSSKTLTRAQKHHFITGWFFWLSDALGTLTSILNIIWVPVIIFVGVTIPTIALTVPILTAFLVNVIHSFVLYRTRVGANLYHSLLGAIAAMSLQLIIFKAVYDGFVKDSLPFKRTEKGGNSKKSVSSPVKNEMILASLLLGSFVALIVTNKQGIIEVYVFCATIFIQSIPYVSAIVLRMIEKHSYKKAL; translated from the coding sequence TTGAAATATATTATTGTTTCCCTTCTCGTTGCTTCGTTTCTTCAAATTTTTTTATGGCTTGGCAGCGAACAAAAATTTATCACTCCGCCCGATGCTGAGAATATCATAGAATCTCTCTCGTATGCACCATATAAAAAGTTAAACAAAAAGGAGATGCTTAGTGATGAAGAGGTGCTTAAAGATTTAATTCTGTTAAATAAATTTACAAACAGTGTGCGCCTCTACTCTGTCGAAGATTCACAAAAAGTTATGCCGATAGTAAAAAAACTTGGTATGCAAGCGCATTTGGGTATTTGGCTTAGCGGAAATAAGCAAGATAATGAAAAAGAGATTGCACTGGCTAAAAGTCTTATTACTGAGTATTATGAGAGCTTGCTCTCTGTAATAGTCGGAAATGAGGTGCTGCTTCGCGAAGATTTGTCATCACATGAGCTAATTGGGCATATTAGGGATATGAAAAGATTTGTTTATATCTTATTTAATGCTAGAAAAGAAGCCAAAGAAAACGCTATAAAAGATGAAATTGCTACAATAAAAAACAAAATAGAAAGAGTAGAAAAAGAGAAAATTCTTAGAGATGAGCTTTTAAGGCAAAAAGAGTATATAGTTCCGATTACAACGGCAGAGGTTTGGAATATATGGCTTCTTAATCCAGTTTTGGCTGGGGAAGTTGATATCATAAATATCCATATTCTTCCATATTGGGAAAAAGTAAAAGCCGAGAATTTTGAACTGTTTTTCAAAGAGACATATCAAAAATTAAAAGATGTGTATAAAAACAAACCTTTGGTTATAGGCGAATTTGGATGGCCGAGTCAAGGATATAATAATAAAGCCGCCATAGCGAGCCCCCAAAATCAGGCAACCGTTATTAGAAGATTTTTACTTTTAGCAAAGCAAGAGGGTTTTAGCTACAACCTTATTGAAGCGTTTGATCAGCCATGGAAAGGCTTAGACGAGGGGAGTGTCGGGCAGTATTGGGGCATTTTTGATGCAAACCGCCAGCAAAAATTTGAGATGCATGGAGAAGTTCTTGTTGAGCCCTATTGGTTTGCGCAGATGGTTGCGGCTGTCATAATAGGGGCAATTTTAACTTTTTTTGGTCTTAGAAATCAAAACATCAATTTTCTGCATGCGCTTACCTATGGTCTTGCTGCGCAGGGAATCTCCTTTGGTATCGTTATGTCGGCAGTTTATCCTTTTGTTCACTACATGAACTTCGGTACATGGATTATGTGGGGCATGGGCTCGATTCTTATGATACCTCTTACGCTTATCACACTGGCTAAAGCAAATGAGCTCTTTAAGTGTACAATCGGAAAGCGTCCGCAAAGGCTTATTCCTCTTGATTTAAAGTCTGAGAGAGTCCCTTTTGTGAGTATCCATGTGCCTGCATACAAAGAGCAGCCTGCCGTTTTAGAGGAGACACTTATAGCACTCTCAAAACTAAATTATACTAACTATGAAGTTCTTGTAATTATAAACAATACGCCTGAAGAGTTCTATAAAGCACCTATAAAAGCTCTATGTAAAGAGCTTGGGAAAAGATTTGTTTATCTTGATATAGAGTGCAGCGGTTTTAAGGCGGGAGCGCTCAATAAAGCACTTGAGTTTACAAATCCCGAGTGTGAAATATTAGCCGTAATTGATGCCGATTATGTTATCAGTCCAAATTGGCTCATAGACTTAGTGCCGATTTTTGATGATCCTAAAGTTGCTTTGGTTCAAGCGCCTCAAGACCACAGAGACGGAAATGAATCGCTTGTCAAAACAGCTATGAATGCCGAATATGCAGGCTTTTTTGATATCGGCATGGTTGAGCGCAATGAAGAGAATGCTATTGTAGCACACGGAACAATGCTTATGGTGCGCAAAAGCGCTTTTGATGAAGTCGGAGCGTGGAATACCGATACGATAGTAGAAGATAGTGAGCTGGGGCTTAGACTTTTTGAAGCGGGTTATATCGGACACTATACAAACCGCAGATACGGGCATGGACTGCTTCCCGATACTATTGAAGCTTTTAAAAATCAGCGCCATCGCTGGGCGTACGGTGCGGTGCAGATTCTTAAAAAACATTGGCACCACTTTAAACCATCATCCAAAACTCTTACGCGTGCACAAAAACACCACTTTATTACTGGATGGTTTTTTTGGCTCTCTGACGCTTTGGGAACTCTCACTTCGATACTCAACATCATCTGGGTTCCAGTTATTATTTTTGTAGGAGTAACCATTCCGACTATTGCGCTGACTGTACCGATTTTAACGGCTTTTTTAGTAAATGTCATTCACTCGTTTGTGCTTTATAGAACAAGGGTAGGGGCAAATCTATATCACTCCCTTTTGGGCGCCATTGCCGCCATGAGCCTGCAGCTTATCATTTTTAAAGCGGTATATGACGGATTTGTAAAAGACAGCCTGCCGTTTAAGAGAACGGAAAAAGGGGGCAACAGTAAAAAAAGCGTAAGCAGTCCTGTGAAAAATGAGATGATTTTAGCATCACTGCTTTTAGGTTCGTTTGTGGCACTTATAGTGACAAATAAGCAGGGAATTATAGAAGTTTATGTTTTTTGTGCAACTATCTTTATCCAAAGTATTCCATATGTTTCAGCGATTGTTCTTAGGATGATTGAGAAGCATTCCTACAAAAAGGCTCTTTAG